The following proteins are co-located in the Conyzicola lurida genome:
- a CDS encoding glycine betaine ABC transporter substrate-binding protein: MKNRYTSFIAVGAVSMLALAGCASAGPAETVGDGNDDVKSLDLAVFNGWDEGIAASELWKAILDEKGYDVELSYADAAPVFLGLSKGDYDLTLDVWLPDTHAAYLDSYGDDITDLGAWNEESKLTVAVNEDAPIDSLAELADNADLFNNEIVGIEPGAGLTAAMEERVIPGYGLESMDFQTSSTAAMLTALTAATDNGENIVVTLWEPHWANSAFPIKTLEDPEGTLADLESLHAFGKADFSTDYPQVAEWMDNFEMDLDTLYSLEQAMFVDYEGSDYAPIVEKWIEDNQEYVDGLTS; this comes from the coding sequence TTGAAGAACCGTTACACCTCATTCATCGCCGTGGGCGCCGTGAGCATGCTCGCGCTCGCGGGCTGCGCGTCGGCCGGCCCCGCCGAGACCGTCGGCGACGGCAACGACGACGTCAAGTCGCTCGACCTCGCCGTGTTCAACGGCTGGGACGAGGGCATCGCCGCGTCCGAGTTGTGGAAGGCCATCCTCGACGAGAAGGGCTACGACGTCGAACTCTCGTACGCCGACGCCGCCCCCGTCTTCCTCGGTCTCTCGAAGGGCGACTACGACCTGACGCTCGACGTCTGGCTGCCCGACACCCACGCCGCGTACCTCGACTCGTACGGCGACGACATCACCGACCTCGGCGCCTGGAACGAGGAGTCCAAGCTCACCGTCGCGGTGAACGAGGACGCCCCGATCGACTCGCTCGCGGAGCTCGCCGACAACGCCGACCTGTTCAACAACGAGATCGTCGGCATCGAGCCCGGAGCCGGCCTCACCGCCGCGATGGAAGAGCGCGTCATCCCGGGCTACGGTCTCGAGAGCATGGACTTCCAGACCTCTTCGACCGCCGCCATGCTCACGGCGCTCACCGCCGCGACCGACAACGGCGAGAACATCGTCGTGACGCTGTGGGAGCCGCACTGGGCTAACTCCGCGTTCCCGATCAAGACGCTCGAGGACCCCGAGGGAACCCTCGCCGACCTCGAGAGCCTGCACGCGTTCGGCAAGGCCGACTTCTCCACCGACTACCCGCAGGTCGCCGAGTGGATGGACAACTTCGAGATGGACCTCGACACGCTCTACTCGCTCGAGCAGGCGATGTTCGTCGACTACGAGGGCTCGGACTACGCGCCCATCGTCGAGAAGTGGATCGAAGACAATCAGGAGTACGTGGACGGGCTGACGAGCTAG
- a CDS encoding FAD binding domain-containing protein has product MDLITVREIRVAHTRDDIVFAPGELPLGGGTWLFSEEQPGLTGLVDLTALGWPSVVETETGLEIAATCTIAELSRIPAHDGWGAHPLFGQTANSLLASFKIWNVATVGGNICTSLPAGPMISLGSALDAAAVVWGPDGAERRMPVSRFVTGNRENALLPGEVLRSIEIPRSSLEARTGFRRIALSPLGRTGTLVIARLDAGGEAVFTVTGGTTRPEVLRFEALPDAATLRASVEAVDSWFTDPHGAADWRRAMSLLFAEELREELTV; this is encoded by the coding sequence ATGGACCTCATCACAGTGCGCGAAATCCGCGTGGCGCACACCCGCGACGACATCGTCTTCGCGCCCGGAGAACTCCCTCTCGGCGGCGGCACCTGGCTCTTCTCCGAGGAGCAGCCCGGGCTGACCGGCCTGGTCGACCTGACCGCCCTCGGCTGGCCGTCGGTCGTCGAAACCGAGACGGGCCTCGAGATCGCCGCCACCTGCACGATCGCCGAACTCTCGCGCATCCCCGCGCACGACGGATGGGGCGCCCACCCGCTGTTCGGGCAGACCGCCAACTCGCTGCTCGCCAGCTTCAAGATTTGGAACGTCGCCACCGTCGGCGGCAACATCTGCACGTCGCTGCCCGCCGGCCCGATGATCTCCCTGGGCAGTGCGCTGGATGCCGCGGCCGTCGTCTGGGGCCCCGACGGCGCCGAGCGGCGTATGCCGGTGTCGCGGTTCGTCACGGGCAACCGCGAGAACGCGCTGCTGCCCGGCGAGGTGCTGCGGTCGATCGAGATCCCGCGCTCCAGCCTCGAGGCGCGCACCGGGTTCCGCCGCATCGCCCTCTCCCCGCTCGGCCGCACCGGCACCCTCGTCATCGCCCGGCTCGACGCGGGCGGCGAGGCCGTGTTCACCGTCACGGGCGGCACCACACGTCCCGAGGTGCTGCGCTTCGAGGCGCTGCCCGACGCGGCGACCCTGCGCGCCTCCGTCGAGGCGGTCGACAGCTGGTTCACCGACCCGCACGGCGCAGCCGACTGGCGCCGCGCCATGAGCCTGCTGTTCGCAGAAGAGCTACGCGAGGAGCTGACCGTATGA
- the serA gene encoding phosphoglycerate dehydrogenase, with the protein MAKPIVLIAEELSPATVEALGPDFDVRNVDGTDRPALLSALSEADAILIRSATKVDEEAIAAAPRLKVIARAGVGLDNVDIKAATTAGVMVVNAPTSNIISAAELTVGHIISLSRFIPAAHASLAAGTWKRSKYTGVELYEKTVGIIGLGRIGALITARLQAFGMNVVAYDPYVTSARAQQLGVTLLTLDELLAQSDFITIHMPKTPETTGMISTEQFALMKPTAFIVNVARGGLIDEDALYAALKSQRIAGAGLDVFVSEPPLESPLLSLENIILTPHLGASTDEAQEKAGVSVAKSVRLALGGELVPDAVNVAGGVIDPSVRPGIALVEKLGQVFSGLADSPVTSIDVEVRGEIAEFDVSVLKLAALKGIFSGIVSESVSYVNAPLLAEQRGVTVRLITETESEEYRNLLSIRGALADGSQISVSGTLTGTKQIEKIVEINGYDVEVPFADHLIVMVYTDRPGIVAVYGKEFGEASINIAGMQIARKEAGGAALSVLTVDSPAPEGLLEKVRIAIDADLMREIDIVE; encoded by the coding sequence GTGGCCAAGCCGATTGTGCTCATTGCAGAAGAACTTTCACCCGCAACCGTCGAGGCCCTCGGCCCCGACTTCGACGTGCGCAACGTCGACGGGACCGACCGTCCGGCGCTGCTCTCCGCACTGTCCGAGGCCGACGCCATCCTGATCCGCTCCGCCACCAAGGTCGACGAGGAGGCCATCGCGGCCGCCCCTCGCCTCAAGGTCATCGCCCGCGCCGGTGTCGGTCTCGACAACGTCGACATCAAGGCGGCGACGACCGCCGGCGTGATGGTCGTCAACGCGCCGACCTCGAACATCATCTCCGCCGCCGAACTTACCGTCGGCCACATCATCAGCCTCTCCCGCTTCATCCCGGCCGCGCACGCGAGCCTCGCCGCCGGCACCTGGAAGCGCTCCAAGTACACGGGCGTCGAGCTCTACGAGAAGACCGTCGGCATCATCGGTCTCGGCCGCATCGGCGCGCTCATCACCGCGCGCCTGCAGGCGTTCGGCATGAACGTCGTCGCCTACGACCCCTACGTCACCTCGGCCCGCGCCCAGCAGCTCGGCGTCACGCTGCTCACGCTCGACGAACTGCTCGCGCAGAGCGACTTCATCACGATCCACATGCCGAAGACCCCCGAGACGACCGGCATGATCTCGACCGAGCAGTTCGCGCTGATGAAGCCGACCGCGTTCATCGTCAACGTCGCCCGCGGTGGACTCATCGACGAGGACGCGCTCTACGCCGCCCTCAAGTCGCAGCGCATCGCCGGCGCCGGCCTCGACGTTTTCGTCAGCGAGCCGCCACTCGAGTCGCCGCTGCTCTCGCTCGAGAACATCATCCTCACCCCGCACCTCGGTGCCTCCACCGACGAGGCCCAGGAGAAGGCCGGCGTCTCCGTCGCCAAGTCCGTGCGACTCGCGCTCGGCGGCGAACTGGTGCCCGACGCGGTCAACGTCGCCGGCGGCGTCATCGACCCCAGCGTGCGCCCCGGCATCGCCCTGGTCGAGAAGCTCGGCCAGGTCTTCTCCGGCCTCGCCGACAGCCCCGTCACCTCGATCGACGTCGAGGTGCGCGGCGAGATCGCCGAGTTCGATGTGAGCGTGCTCAAGCTCGCCGCTCTCAAGGGCATCTTCTCCGGCATCGTCAGCGAGTCGGTCTCCTACGTCAACGCTCCGCTGCTCGCCGAGCAGCGCGGCGTCACCGTGCGCCTCATCACCGAGACCGAGAGCGAGGAGTACCGCAACCTCCTCTCGATCCGCGGCGCACTGGCCGACGGTTCGCAGATCTCCGTCTCGGGAACCCTGACCGGCACCAAGCAGATCGAGAAGATCGTCGAGATCAACGGCTACGACGTCGAGGTGCCGTTCGCCGACCACCTGATCGTGATGGTCTACACCGACCGTCCCGGAATCGTCGCCGTCTACGGCAAGGAGTTCGGCGAGGCATCCATCAACATCGCGGGCATGCAGATCGCGCGCAAGGAAGCCGGGGGAGCAGCGCTCAGCGTGCTCACCGTCGACTCGCCCGCGCCCGAGGGCCTGCTCGAGAAGGTGCGCATCGCCATCGACGCCGACCTCATGCGCGAGATCGATATCGTCGAGTAG
- a CDS encoding lamin tail domain-containing protein has protein sequence MRQRLIAALLVTAFATAGVITTPQPALAAAPGTGTVLFNELSNGGPRSDSDTFFELRNWGDTAVDLTGWSVYRCSVQGLRANVGRTEGDLGGVVLQPGEIVTVSKIGMPGDLHMSQPFSVLGFGLYLEGPDGALADAVGVYPNEPWPTESECTVGDNLTNSLNFAADESWQRVAATGDTGRDFVVATSTIGEQNATRETPRADTSVVISEIAASGPAAVDDEFVELENTSDETVDLGGWQVYRCTASGRLRPDTHELTVPDGTSLAPGERWVLGGPGFAGEADATYGRHLADVASGVLIQDSEGLLVDRVATSGYGDSACQDDDAKLPAVLDFVAGESYQLTDDGFVVAERTPGKRNRTVASSVFAESFAYDEEPGIAISEVATDPIDQLPADVSPNNFVELANYGETTVDIGGYEIRRCEVSGIRSREPQVTVPAGTELEPGETYLAARAGTAAAAGADATYDTSLNFLGAGVWIADDNGDRVDSLGAYAMNEMDQSLVTPSPCTKGVGMATFAPDRLLGETFQRTRFTGVDDDDFLVAAATPGELDQHEWVDPTLRVPTEVVEITPTVAAVETPSAGEPAAVLASFSGVSDGPLETRVGADETVGIEAPATDDAWAYPYQRFELDARDLAAGSTVEWRGSTVGRNEIQLSVWSAASSEWRLLDAGTELLSGELERGDLDDGTVTLLAQNGPRTGATLAAEPDGELETPGDYDLAISHITDTQYLSESYPAVYAELVSWIADNAEARDIAFATHTGDLVQNWVDPNQDDVRARREFERASAIQAILDDAGVPNSVLPGNHDNKRGVDNDLFNEYFGPSRYADAASYGGSIGEGDNSANYSTFEQAGAKFLMLSLPYAYGGDVIDWASDVVTSHPDHNVVVSTHEHVTPKSDLEDAHRSSSSRWVSNGQKLWDEVIAPNRNVVVVLSGHFHGLGQIRTENAGGIEGHDVVELLADYQEFRTHTGERATGFQRLLQIDLSSSTIAVDTLSVRLGASASFEYDYPQFKTDNGLSNSISNVRPWNVVAAGLQDRYTVDDDEFAASASFQYAKSVETGQITVTTPATDAASLQSSAGDDWARAVDPAA, from the coding sequence GTGCGCCAGAGACTGATCGCCGCCCTGCTCGTCACCGCCTTCGCGACGGCGGGGGTGATCACCACCCCGCAACCCGCGCTCGCCGCGGCTCCCGGTACCGGAACCGTGCTGTTCAACGAACTCTCCAACGGCGGTCCGCGCTCCGACTCCGACACCTTCTTCGAGCTGCGCAACTGGGGCGACACCGCGGTCGACCTCACGGGCTGGAGCGTCTACCGCTGCAGCGTGCAGGGCCTGCGCGCCAACGTCGGCCGCACCGAGGGCGACCTCGGCGGCGTCGTGCTGCAACCCGGGGAGATCGTCACGGTGAGCAAGATCGGCATGCCCGGCGACCTGCACATGAGCCAGCCCTTCTCCGTGCTCGGCTTCGGGCTCTATTTAGAGGGGCCGGATGGCGCGCTCGCCGATGCCGTCGGCGTCTACCCGAACGAGCCGTGGCCGACCGAGAGCGAGTGCACGGTCGGCGACAACCTGACGAACTCGTTGAACTTCGCGGCCGACGAGAGCTGGCAGCGCGTCGCCGCGACCGGCGACACCGGCCGCGACTTCGTGGTGGCGACATCGACGATCGGCGAGCAGAACGCGACCCGCGAGACGCCGCGCGCCGACACGAGCGTCGTGATCTCCGAGATCGCCGCGTCGGGTCCGGCCGCGGTGGACGACGAGTTCGTGGAGCTCGAGAACACGTCGGACGAGACCGTCGACCTCGGCGGCTGGCAGGTCTACCGGTGCACGGCCTCCGGGCGGCTGCGCCCCGACACCCACGAGCTGACCGTGCCCGATGGCACTTCGCTCGCGCCGGGCGAGCGCTGGGTGCTCGGCGGCCCGGGTTTCGCCGGCGAGGCGGACGCGACCTACGGGCGACACCTCGCCGACGTGGCATCCGGTGTTCTCATCCAGGACAGCGAGGGACTGCTCGTCGACCGCGTCGCGACGTCGGGCTACGGCGACAGCGCCTGTCAGGACGACGACGCGAAGCTGCCCGCCGTGCTCGACTTCGTCGCGGGCGAGTCGTACCAGCTGACCGACGACGGCTTCGTCGTCGCCGAACGCACCCCCGGGAAGCGCAACCGCACGGTCGCCTCGAGCGTCTTCGCCGAGAGCTTCGCCTACGACGAGGAACCGGGCATCGCGATCAGCGAGGTCGCGACCGACCCGATCGACCAGCTGCCGGCCGACGTCAGCCCGAACAACTTCGTCGAACTCGCGAACTACGGCGAGACGACCGTGGACATCGGCGGGTACGAGATCCGGCGCTGCGAGGTGAGCGGCATCCGCAGCCGCGAGCCGCAGGTCACCGTGCCCGCGGGGACCGAACTCGAGCCCGGCGAGACCTACCTCGCCGCCCGCGCCGGCACCGCCGCAGCGGCCGGAGCCGACGCGACCTACGACACCTCGCTCAACTTCCTCGGCGCCGGCGTCTGGATCGCCGACGACAACGGCGACCGCGTCGACAGCCTGGGCGCGTACGCGATGAACGAGATGGACCAGAGCCTCGTCACCCCGAGCCCCTGCACCAAGGGCGTCGGCATGGCCACCTTCGCCCCCGACCGGCTGCTCGGCGAGACCTTCCAGCGCACCCGGTTCACGGGCGTCGACGACGACGACTTCCTGGTCGCCGCGGCCACGCCGGGCGAACTCGATCAGCACGAGTGGGTCGACCCCACGCTGCGCGTGCCGACCGAGGTGGTCGAGATCACACCGACCGTCGCCGCCGTCGAGACCCCGTCGGCCGGGGAACCGGCCGCCGTGCTGGCGAGTTTCAGCGGCGTGAGCGACGGGCCGCTCGAGACCCGCGTCGGCGCCGACGAGACCGTGGGCATCGAGGCCCCGGCGACCGACGACGCCTGGGCGTACCCGTACCAGCGGTTCGAGCTCGACGCGCGCGACCTCGCCGCCGGGTCGACGGTCGAGTGGCGCGGCAGCACGGTCGGCCGCAACGAGATCCAGCTGAGCGTGTGGTCTGCCGCGTCATCCGAATGGCGTCTCCTGGATGCCGGGACGGAGCTGCTCAGCGGAGAGCTCGAGCGCGGCGACCTCGACGACGGAACGGTGACCCTGCTCGCCCAGAACGGGCCGCGCACCGGGGCCACGCTCGCCGCCGAGCCCGACGGCGAGCTCGAGACGCCCGGCGACTACGACCTGGCGATCTCGCACATCACCGACACGCAGTACCTCTCCGAGTCGTACCCGGCGGTGTACGCGGAACTCGTCAGCTGGATCGCCGACAACGCCGAGGCCCGCGACATCGCCTTCGCGACGCACACCGGCGACCTCGTGCAGAACTGGGTCGACCCGAACCAGGACGACGTGCGGGCCCGCCGCGAGTTCGAGCGGGCGAGCGCCATCCAGGCGATCCTCGACGACGCGGGAGTACCGAACAGCGTGCTGCCCGGCAACCACGACAACAAGCGCGGCGTCGACAACGACCTTTTCAACGAGTACTTCGGCCCGTCGCGCTATGCCGACGCGGCGAGCTACGGCGGGTCGATCGGCGAGGGCGACAACAGCGCCAACTACTCGACGTTCGAGCAGGCCGGCGCGAAGTTCCTGATGCTCTCGCTGCCCTACGCCTACGGCGGCGACGTCATCGACTGGGCCTCGGACGTGGTGACGAGCCACCCCGACCACAACGTCGTCGTTTCGACGCACGAGCACGTGACGCCGAAGAGCGACCTCGAAGACGCACACCGGTCGTCGAGCTCGCGCTGGGTGTCGAACGGGCAGAAGCTCTGGGACGAGGTGATCGCCCCCAACCGCAACGTCGTCGTCGTTCTGTCCGGGCACTTCCACGGGCTCGGCCAGATCCGCACCGAGAACGCCGGCGGCATCGAGGGGCACGACGTGGTCGAGCTGCTCGCCGACTACCAGGAGTTCCGCACGCACACGGGCGAGCGCGCGACCGGCTTCCAGCGGCTGCTGCAGATCGACCTCTCGAGCTCGACCATCGCGGTCGACACGCTGTCGGTGCGGCTCGGGGCGAGCGCGAGCTTCGAGTACGACTACCCGCAATTCAAGACGGACAACGGGCTGTCGAACTCGATCTCGAACGTGCGGCCGTGGAACGTGGTCGCCGCCGGACTGCAGGACAGATACACCGTCGACGACGACGAGTTCGCCGCGTCGGCGAGTTTCCAATACGCGAAGAGCGTCGAGACCGGGCAGATCACGGTGACGACTCCGGCGACGGATGCCGCGTCCCTGCAGTCGAGCGCCGGTGACGACTGGGCGAGGGCCGTCGACCCCGCCGCCTGA
- a CDS encoding quaternary amine ABC transporter ATP-binding protein, with translation MTATGLSKTFGSRKSAQTHAVVDAAFEVKRGEIFVVMGLSGSGKSTLIRMLNGLVEPTSGSVAVAGTTITGLPAPKLREVRRRNVSMVFQHFALLPHRTVIDNVAYGLEIQGVAKAERLERANTIIRLVGLDGRQNSLPSQLSGGMQQRVGLGRALASDTDILLMDEAFSALDPLIRREMQEQLIELQHELGKTIIFITHDLNEAMFLGDRIAVMRDGRIVQIGTPEEILTDPANDYVAQFVQDVDRARVLTAASVMEPALAVVNMSAGPRAALRLMRDQQTNATFVVNRDRTYGGVARAKHVLRQVKAGDSDLRPIVRNDATIVTPETLVVDLVELSVGSDLPIAVVDDRKRLIGVIPRVTLLAALGNVSTATGEFTAIEGPPTITMSEMTETLLDTTLEGADL, from the coding sequence CTGACGGCCACCGGCCTCAGTAAGACTTTCGGAAGCCGCAAGTCGGCGCAGACGCACGCCGTCGTCGACGCCGCCTTCGAGGTGAAGCGCGGCGAGATCTTCGTCGTGATGGGGCTTTCCGGTTCGGGCAAGTCCACCCTGATCCGCATGCTCAACGGTCTCGTCGAGCCCACCTCGGGAAGCGTCGCCGTCGCCGGCACGACCATCACCGGCCTGCCCGCACCGAAGCTGCGCGAGGTGCGCCGCCGCAACGTGTCCATGGTCTTCCAGCACTTCGCGCTTCTCCCCCACCGCACGGTCATCGACAACGTGGCCTACGGCCTCGAGATCCAGGGCGTCGCGAAGGCCGAGCGTCTCGAGCGTGCCAACACGATCATCCGGCTGGTCGGGCTCGACGGCCGCCAGAACAGCCTCCCCTCTCAGCTGTCGGGCGGAATGCAGCAGCGCGTCGGCCTCGGCCGGGCGCTCGCCAGCGACACCGACATCCTGCTGATGGACGAGGCCTTCTCGGCCCTCGACCCGCTGATCCGCCGCGAGATGCAGGAGCAGCTCATCGAGCTGCAGCACGAACTCGGCAAGACCATCATCTTCATCACGCACGACCTCAACGAGGCCATGTTCCTCGGCGACCGCATCGCCGTCATGCGCGACGGCCGCATCGTGCAGATCGGTACGCCCGAAGAGATCCTGACCGACCCGGCCAACGACTACGTCGCCCAGTTCGTGCAGGATGTCGACCGGGCACGGGTCCTGACCGCCGCGAGCGTCATGGAGCCGGCACTCGCCGTCGTCAACATGTCGGCCGGCCCTCGCGCCGCGCTGCGCCTGATGCGCGACCAGCAGACCAACGCCACGTTCGTGGTCAACCGCGACCGCACCTACGGCGGCGTCGCCCGCGCCAAGCACGTGCTGCGCCAGGTGAAGGCCGGCGACAGCGACCTGCGCCCCATCGTGCGCAACGACGCGACCATCGTGACGCCAGAGACCCTCGTGGTCGACCTCGTCGAGCTGTCGGTCGGCAGCGACCTGCCGATCGCCGTCGTCGACGACCGCAAGCGCCTCATCGGCGTCATCCCCCGCGTCACCCTGCTCGCCGCCCTCGGCAACGTGAGCACGGCGACCGGCGAATTCACCGCCATCGAGGGCCCGCCGACCATCACGATGAGCGAGATGACCGAGACCCTGCTCGATACGACTCTCGAAGGAGCAGACCTGTGA
- a CDS encoding ABC transporter permease subunit, with the protein MNDFRIPLGRWVEDIIDFITDTFGFLFDFVATVVAGAYEGVDVVFSTPPFWVIIVVLAVLGFAARGWKFAIGTVIGLALIVGVDQWDNAMDTLALVLVASIIAILIAVPLGIAAAKSRTTSNFLRPILDLTQTMPAFVYLIPALILFGIGVVPGVVATIIFAVAPGVRLTELGIRGVDSEVVEAGQAFGASPWRILRQIQLPLAMPSIMAGINQVIMLSLSMVVIAGMVGAGGLGQPVVASLNRIDVALGFEAGLSVVILAIFLDRLTAALGGGDTPLGRVLARRGSARLAKAAAETSATPGQAPRERELVDA; encoded by the coding sequence GTGAACGACTTCAGAATCCCCCTCGGCCGCTGGGTCGAAGACATCATCGACTTCATCACCGACACCTTCGGGTTCCTCTTCGACTTCGTCGCGACGGTCGTCGCCGGAGCCTACGAGGGCGTCGACGTGGTCTTCTCGACCCCGCCGTTCTGGGTGATCATCGTCGTGCTGGCCGTTCTCGGCTTCGCCGCACGTGGCTGGAAGTTCGCGATCGGCACCGTGATCGGGCTCGCCCTGATCGTCGGCGTCGACCAGTGGGACAACGCCATGGACACCCTGGCGCTCGTTCTCGTCGCCAGCATCATCGCGATCCTGATCGCCGTGCCGCTCGGTATCGCCGCGGCCAAGAGCCGCACGACGTCAAACTTCCTGCGCCCGATCCTCGACCTCACACAGACGATGCCCGCCTTCGTCTACCTGATCCCCGCGCTCATCCTGTTCGGCATCGGGGTCGTCCCCGGCGTCGTCGCGACGATCATCTTCGCCGTGGCTCCGGGCGTGCGTCTCACCGAGCTCGGCATCCGCGGCGTCGACTCCGAGGTCGTCGAGGCCGGCCAGGCGTTCGGCGCCTCGCCGTGGCGCATCCTGCGCCAGATCCAGCTGCCCCTCGCGATGCCGAGCATCATGGCCGGCATCAACCAGGTCATCATGCTGTCGCTCTCCATGGTGGTCATCGCCGGCATGGTCGGCGCAGGCGGTCTCGGCCAGCCCGTCGTCGCGAGCCTCAACCGCATCGACGTCGCCCTCGGTTTCGAGGCCGGCCTGTCGGTCGTCATCCTCGCCATCTTCCTCGACCGGCTCACCGCCGCTCTCGGCGGCGGCGACACCCCGCTCGGACGCGTGCTCGCACGACGCGGTTCGGCACGTCTCGCGAAGGCCGCCGCCGAGACGTCGGCCACTCCCGGCCAGGCCCCCCGCGAGCGCGAGCTCGTCGACGCCTGA
- a CDS encoding DoxX family protein has product MGEAALDVTRTIVLWILVAVFVGMGVNHFRGGPARVMAKMIPPSLRRDRWPRPIDLVYVTGVCEILGGIGLAVPATRAAASLALIVFLICVFPANVYASKHKETFGRGAIPFWPRLAGQVVLIALLAWVGFGTV; this is encoded by the coding sequence ATGGGCGAAGCCGCACTCGACGTAACACGCACGATCGTGCTCTGGATCCTGGTGGCGGTCTTCGTCGGAATGGGCGTCAACCACTTCCGCGGGGGCCCCGCGCGGGTCATGGCGAAAATGATTCCGCCGTCTCTCCGGCGCGACCGCTGGCCGCGCCCGATCGACCTCGTCTACGTCACCGGCGTGTGCGAGATCCTCGGCGGCATCGGCCTCGCCGTTCCGGCCACCCGCGCCGCGGCATCCCTCGCTCTCATTGTCTTCCTGATCTGCGTTTTTCCCGCCAACGTCTACGCTTCGAAACACAAGGAGACGTTCGGCCGCGGGGCCATCCCGTTCTGGCCGAGATTGGCCGGACAGGTGGTGCTGATCGCGCTGCTGGCATGGGTCGGTTTCGGCACCGTATAG